Proteins encoded together in one Candidatus Cloacimonadota bacterium window:
- the maf gene encoding septum formation protein Maf, with protein MIHNLLHNTKIVLASASPRRKSLLNMLGLNPLVFPADVDESLNRKRPHLQAMRNAKNKALHVANHMDSDSLIIGADTIVVLDGQVLGKPSGPAQAKQYLAQLSGQTHAVYTGLCLCRSKQCVSGYERSLVEFAPLSETEIEAYVETKEPMDKAGAYGIQGFGSQFIKRINGCYFNVMGFPIHLFYNMLKDIFEGNALDK; from the coding sequence ATGATACATAATCTCTTACACAACACTAAAATAGTTCTGGCGTCTGCCAGCCCCAGACGCAAAAGCCTGCTGAATATGCTGGGCTTGAACCCGCTGGTTTTTCCCGCTGATGTGGATGAAAGCCTGAATCGGAAACGCCCGCATCTGCAAGCGATGCGCAACGCGAAAAACAAGGCTCTCCACGTGGCAAATCACATGGATTCCGACAGCCTGATTATCGGCGCGGATACCATCGTGGTTTTGGATGGTCAAGTTTTGGGAAAACCTTCCGGACCTGCGCAGGCAAAACAATATCTCGCACAGCTTTCCGGCCAGACCCATGCCGTTTACACAGGGCTCTGTCTCTGCCGTTCAAAGCAGTGTGTGAGCGGTTATGAGCGCAGTTTGGTGGAGTTTGCCCCTCTTTCGGAAACCGAGATTGAAGCTTACGTGGAAACCAAAGAACCGATGGATAAAGCCGGCGCTTACGGTATCCAAGGCTTCGGCTCCCAATTCATCAAACGCATCAACGGCTGCTATTTTAATGTGATGGGTTTTCCCATCCATCTGTTTTACAATATGTTAAAAGATATTTTCGAAGGAAACGCTTTGGATAAATAA
- a CDS encoding Omp28-related outer membrane protein codes for MKTRLFTLFLILFAAPFLNAFPRQHVVVELFTATSCTGCPGAAWAVDDLMENGHPVAPVKLHVRDGFQSPTNDERYDYYEVSGTPTAFFDGLNPINISSSGISLYPEFLYNVNSRLLVPSHYSLAALGEVEDNICSFSVQIVKEEPDVNSNVVLHLSLTETAIPFYWGPDQTEVNFVSRMMVPGHQGTPVAVENLAVGESMQKHYSIELKEEWNQENMAVVVWLQNVDTKEILQGARFTLNELSQLKTPKPTASLQNGELRLHWAPVPFATSYAIWQSDNPEGPFTNSIWVTDPIYGERMGDFPRKFFRIQALRDEPDN; via the coding sequence ATGAAAACCCGCCTCTTCACCCTGTTCCTGATTCTCTTTGCAGCGCCGTTTCTGAACGCCTTTCCCCGCCAACACGTGGTTGTGGAGCTTTTCACCGCCACAAGCTGCACTGGCTGTCCCGGTGCGGCCTGGGCAGTGGATGACCTCATGGAAAACGGACATCCTGTGGCACCGGTGAAACTTCATGTGCGCGATGGTTTTCAAAGCCCCACAAACGATGAACGTTACGACTATTATGAAGTTTCTGGAACTCCCACCGCCTTTTTCGACGGTCTCAATCCAATCAACATATCGTCTTCAGGGATTTCCCTCTATCCGGAATTTCTCTACAATGTTAATTCCCGCCTGTTGGTTCCTTCACATTACAGTCTCGCCGCTTTAGGCGAGGTTGAAGACAATATTTGCAGCTTCAGCGTCCAGATTGTAAAGGAAGAGCCCGATGTCAATTCCAACGTTGTGCTCCATCTTTCGCTGACGGAAACAGCAATTCCCTTCTATTGGGGGCCAGACCAAACCGAGGTCAATTTTGTGAGCCGCATGATGGTTCCAGGCCATCAGGGCACCCCGGTCGCGGTGGAAAACCTCGCTGTGGGTGAAAGCATGCAAAAACATTATTCCATTGAATTGAAAGAGGAATGGAACCAGGAAAACATGGCGGTGGTCGTTTGGCTGCAAAACGTTGATACAAAAGAGATTCTCCAAGGAGCCAGATTCACCTTGAATGAACTTTCCCAGCTCAAGACCCCAAAACCCACTGCCAGCCTGCAAAATGGAGAGCTGCGGCTCCACTGGGCTCCCGTGCCTTTTGCCACATCCTACGCCATCTGGCAAAGCGATAACCCGGAAGGACCCTTCACAAATTCCATTTGGGTGACCGACCCCATCTATGGAGAACGGATGGGCGATTTTCCCCGCAAATTCTTTCGTATTCAGGCACTTCGCGACGAACCAGATAATTAA
- a CDS encoding glutamate--tRNA ligase, whose translation MNPIRVRFAPSPTGYLHIGGLRTALYDFLFARHNGGSFILRIEDTDRSRYVEGAVENLIDSLRSLDLQIDEGPGIGGDFGPYVQSERLELYQREITRLLDSGHAYHCFCSSETLAQMREEQQKRGEFVKYDRRCLALSKEEVDEKLRLGLPHVVRLKMPDNHVFRFNDIIRGDVEMDASQSDDQVLLKSDGFPTYHLAAVVDDHYMKISHVIRGEEWLSSTPKHIWLYECLGWEAPLWVHLPLILNPDRSKLSKRMNDVSVESYLQKGYLKEALLNFVALLGWHSADDRETYSLQELSREFTLERVSKSGAVFDLTKLDWMNAWYLRNMPLTELVTRCLPWFEKAGMPDIERAKLFLIVAAARERCTLLPEIPEYAKMFVSPQPLPAEDLEILKTEDSKRVLDWFLANLPESDTLAEDELNSIVKLGMEKLGLKGKAYYTPLRLALIHQKHGPDLPTTFAILGLEEARKRLKNALEN comes from the coding sequence ATGAACCCCATCAGAGTACGTTTCGCGCCCAGCCCCACCGGCTATCTCCACATCGGCGGCTTGCGCACCGCCCTTTACGATTTTCTTTTTGCCCGCCACAACGGTGGCAGCTTCATTCTTCGCATCGAAGACACCGACCGCTCCCGATATGTGGAAGGCGCGGTGGAAAACCTCATCGATTCCTTGCGCAGCCTGGACCTTCAAATTGATGAAGGACCCGGAATTGGCGGTGATTTTGGCCCCTACGTGCAAAGTGAGCGTTTGGAACTCTATCAGCGTGAAATCACACGTCTGTTGGATTCTGGCCATGCCTACCATTGCTTTTGCTCCTCTGAAACTTTGGCCCAAATGCGGGAGGAACAACAAAAAAGAGGCGAATTCGTGAAATATGACCGCCGCTGCCTCGCTCTTTCCAAAGAGGAAGTGGATGAAAAACTCCGGCTGGGACTGCCTCACGTGGTTCGCCTTAAAATGCCGGACAACCACGTTTTTCGCTTCAATGACATCATCCGCGGAGACGTTGAAATGGACGCCTCCCAGTCCGACGACCAGGTTTTGCTGAAATCCGATGGATTCCCAACCTATCATCTCGCTGCTGTTGTGGATGACCACTATATGAAAATCTCCCACGTCATCCGCGGCGAGGAATGGCTTTCCAGCACCCCAAAACACATCTGGCTTTATGAATGTCTGGGCTGGGAAGCTCCGCTCTGGGTGCATCTTCCGCTCATTTTGAACCCTGACCGCAGCAAGCTTTCGAAGCGCATGAACGATGTTTCCGTGGAAAGCTACCTCCAAAAAGGTTACCTCAAGGAAGCTCTGCTCAATTTTGTTGCCCTGCTGGGCTGGCACAGCGCGGACGACCGTGAAACTTACAGCCTCCAGGAGCTTTCCCGCGAATTCACCCTGGAGCGGGTCAGCAAATCCGGCGCGGTGTTCGACCTCACCAAACTCGATTGGATGAATGCCTGGTATCTGCGCAACATGCCGCTCACAGAGCTGGTGACCCGCTGTTTACCCTGGTTTGAAAAAGCGGGAATGCCCGATATCGAACGCGCCAAACTTTTCCTCATTGTGGCGGCAGCGCGGGAACGCTGCACCCTGCTTCCCGAAATCCCGGAATACGCAAAAATGTTCGTTTCACCTCAGCCTCTGCCTGCTGAAGACCTTGAAATCCTGAAAACTGAGGATTCCAAACGCGTTCTGGACTGGTTTCTCGCAAATCTGCCCGAAAGCGACACTCTGGCTGAAGATGAGCTTAACAGTATCGTGAAATTGGGCATGGAAAAACTGGGCTTGAAAGGCAAGGCATACTACACGCCTCTGCGCCTGGCGCTCATTCATCAAAAACATGGACCCGACCTTCCCACAACCTTTGCCATCCTTGGGTTGGAGGAAGCTCGCAAGCGTCTTAAAAACGCCCTGGAGAATTGA
- a CDS encoding amidohydrolase family protein codes for MKYFHNAKFYLENAFDPDVIGLLVAEGKIARIVREGDKIDSAWEKIDLKAGFAWPGFIDAHTHSFSGGLYEDGIDLSQCSGIDEVLSLIFAASKKDSELVIGWRFDETLIPEKRFPTLKELDAVCPNSRLLLRRVDGHSCVLNSKARAAIPGLNSQDEVLTGPENDLAVNWLQDNCSEETILKAYHNAAQKALQGGFVTLHTMIGDADMSNQHYAVIRDRLSEFDIGFVLYPQSFNIDSALELGATRIGGCILADGSIGSRSAALSQPYADSPTHGRLYQSDKFWQDFIFKAHQKGLQICVHCIGDAAINQINSAYAALESSEVRELRHQLIHCELCPDPLLDAIAASGAVPVMQPAFDLLWGGPAGLYEQRLGERHRLMNRFVSFAQRGVKTCSSSDWYVTDLNIAMSLHALINHHEPTERLSPQQAIRSYTENNAWLSHEEKLRGSLREGMIADISVTDTDFTQPFDWQQARVTHVIRSGNTVYED; via the coding sequence ATGAAATACTTTCACAATGCCAAATTCTATCTTGAGAACGCTTTTGACCCAGATGTGATTGGCCTGCTTGTGGCTGAGGGAAAAATCGCGCGTATAGTTCGCGAAGGGGATAAAATCGATTCCGCGTGGGAAAAGATTGACCTCAAGGCTGGATTCGCCTGGCCGGGATTCATTGACGCCCACACACACAGCTTTTCCGGCGGACTTTACGAAGACGGAATCGACCTTTCCCAATGCTCTGGCATCGACGAAGTTCTGTCCCTGATTTTTGCCGCCTCGAAAAAGGATTCCGAACTGGTGATAGGCTGGCGTTTCGACGAAACCCTCATCCCCGAAAAACGCTTTCCCACACTGAAAGAATTGGACGCCGTTTGCCCCAATTCCAGGCTGCTTTTACGCCGCGTGGATGGCCACAGTTGCGTATTGAATTCAAAAGCCCGCGCTGCCATCCCCGGCCTAAACAGCCAGGACGAGGTGCTCACAGGACCCGAAAACGACCTTGCTGTAAACTGGCTCCAGGATAACTGCAGCGAGGAAACCATCCTCAAAGCCTACCACAACGCCGCTCAAAAGGCTTTGCAAGGTGGTTTTGTGACCCTTCACACCATGATTGGCGACGCGGATATGAGCAACCAGCATTACGCCGTCATTCGCGACAGGCTTTCGGAATTTGACATCGGTTTCGTGCTTTATCCACAAAGCTTTAACATCGATTCCGCGCTGGAATTGGGCGCCACCAGAATTGGAGGCTGCATTTTGGCTGACGGTTCCATCGGTTCCCGCAGCGCGGCTCTCAGCCAGCCTTACGCGGATTCACCCACCCATGGAAGGCTTTATCAGAGCGACAAATTCTGGCAGGATTTCATCTTCAAAGCCCACCAAAAAGGGCTCCAAATCTGTGTTCATTGCATTGGCGACGCTGCCATCAATCAGATAAACTCCGCCTACGCCGCTCTCGAAAGCAGTGAAGTGCGTGAATTGCGCCACCAACTAATCCACTGCGAACTTTGCCCCGACCCGCTTTTGGATGCAATTGCCGCCTCCGGGGCTGTCCCCGTGATGCAGCCTGCTTTTGACCTCCTTTGGGGCGGCCCGGCTGGTCTTTACGAACAACGTCTGGGAGAGCGCCACCGCCTCATGAACCGCTTTGTAAGCTTTGCGCAGAGAGGCGTAAAGACATGTTCTTCAAGCGATTGGTATGTCACAGATTTGAACATCGCCATGTCTTTACACGCGCTCATCAATCACCATGAACCTACCGAAAGGCTTTCACCGCAACAGGCCATCCGCAGCTACACTGAAAACAACGCCTGGCTTTCCCACGAGGAAAAACTCCGCGGAAGCCTGCGCGAAGGAATGATTGCCGATATCAGCGTTACAGACACGGATTTCACCCAGCCTTTTGATTGGCAACAGGCTCGCGTCACCCATGTTATACGCTCTGGAAATACAGTTTATGAAGATTAA
- a CDS encoding biopolymer transporter ExbD, with protein MKLGISGKKISSTVLISMTDVIFLLLIFLLIASNFAAQTGLPFKLPGSTSQQRQTPQVLHVQYQNDNRIDFMDGSYTIQTLGEALKNQFKSSDQVVRLSAQKDTPLQNIVSLMDIIREAGFERIFVATEPVNK; from the coding sequence ATGAAACTGGGCATCTCCGGCAAAAAGATAAGCAGCACGGTGCTCATCTCCATGACAGACGTGATTTTCCTGCTTTTAATCTTTTTGTTGATAGCCTCAAATTTCGCCGCCCAAACCGGGCTGCCTTTCAAGCTGCCGGGCTCCACTTCCCAGCAAAGACAAACCCCGCAAGTCCTTCATGTGCAATATCAAAACGATAACCGCATCGACTTTATGGATGGCAGCTACACGATTCAAACCCTGGGTGAAGCTCTCAAAAACCAGTTTAAGAGCAGCGACCAAGTTGTGCGACTTTCCGCTCAGAAGGATACTCCTCTACAGAACATCGTCAGTTTGATGGACATCATTCGAGAAGCTGGGTTTGAACGCATTTTCGTGGCAACGGAGCCAGTTAACAAATGA
- a CDS encoding MotA/TolQ/ExbB proton channel family protein, translated as MYVLVIISIAVVAIVVEKYRQVTRVKKANEKLQYYLSQQEKLDNIRAVLRIHGLNSPLGMMLDKLYNAQTDDARMIENSMESTANMELGKLEKGMGWLATLSAIAPLVGFLGTVTGMVSVFMNIQGQGQNSVDINILAGGIWQALLTTVGGLVVGIPAIIFHNDLIQHMENIAKDMQHQGIEHQIRFQKAREAEEK; from the coding sequence ATGTATGTGCTGGTGATTATTTCCATCGCTGTGGTGGCAATCGTGGTGGAAAAATACCGCCAGGTTACCCGGGTGAAAAAAGCCAATGAAAAGCTGCAATATTATCTTTCCCAACAGGAAAAACTGGATAATATCCGTGCCGTGCTTCGCATCCACGGGCTCAACAGCCCTCTGGGCATGATGTTGGATAAACTCTACAACGCCCAAACCGATGACGCTCGCATGATTGAAAACAGCATGGAATCCACTGCGAACATGGAACTGGGCAAGCTGGAAAAAGGCATGGGCTGGCTGGCGACTCTTTCCGCCATCGCGCCGCTGGTGGGCTTTTTGGGAACCGTCACCGGCATGGTCAGCGTTTTCATGAACATTCAGGGTCAGGGTCAAAACAGCGTGGACATCAACATCCTGGCAGGAGGCATCTGGCAGGCGCTTTTGACAACTGTGGGCGGTCTGGTTGTGGGCATTCCCGCCATCATTTTCCATAACGACCTCATCCAACACATGGAAAACATCGCCAAAGATATGCAGCATCAGGGCATTGAACACCAAATCCGCTTCCAAAAAGCGCGCGAGGCAGAGGAAAAATGA
- the serC gene encoding 3-phosphoserine/phosphohydroxythreonine transaminase produces MERVHIFNAGPTVLPEEVLREAQADLFNYKGMGLSVMEMSHRSKEYQAIIDETIASAKRIYNLGDEYEILFLQGGASMQFLMVPMNFGFEGKEINIINTGVWSKKAIAEAKNIGKTVHVAATSEDRNFAYIPKTWELSANPAYLHITPNNTIYGTEWKTDPDVPAGIPLIADMSSNFMSKPIDVQKYDMIYAGAQKNVGPAGTAVILIKKSLLEQALPGMPSMLDYKLMAKNGSMFNTPATFTIYMIGLVMKWIEDFGGLEKIHENNKVKAAYIYDAIDASGGFYKGTVDKEDRSLMNVTFRLGTEEQEALFISEAKKNGMIGLKGHRNVGGCRASIYNALPLPAAHALGEFMREFQKQHG; encoded by the coding sequence ATGGAACGCGTTCATATATTCAACGCTGGCCCCACCGTGCTTCCCGAGGAAGTGCTCCGAGAAGCGCAAGCCGACCTGTTTAATTACAAAGGCATGGGCCTTTCAGTGATGGAAATGAGCCATCGCAGCAAGGAATATCAAGCCATCATCGATGAAACCATCGCAAGCGCAAAGCGCATCTACAATCTTGGCGACGAATACGAAATCCTGTTTCTGCAGGGCGGCGCCAGCATGCAGTTTTTGATGGTGCCCATGAACTTCGGTTTTGAAGGAAAAGAAATCAACATCATTAACACCGGCGTGTGGTCCAAAAAAGCCATCGCGGAAGCCAAAAACATCGGCAAAACCGTGCACGTGGCTGCCACCAGTGAAGACCGCAATTTTGCCTACATTCCCAAAACCTGGGAACTTTCGGCAAATCCTGCCTACCTGCATATCACCCCCAACAACACCATTTATGGAACCGAATGGAAAACCGACCCGGATGTTCCCGCTGGCATTCCGCTTATCGCGGACATGAGCTCAAACTTTATGAGCAAACCCATCGACGTGCAAAAGTATGACATGATTTATGCCGGCGCCCAGAAAAACGTTGGTCCCGCTGGAACCGCTGTCATCCTCATCAAGAAAAGCCTGCTGGAACAAGCCCTGCCGGGCATGCCTTCAATGCTGGATTACAAACTGATGGCCAAAAATGGCTCCATGTTCAACACTCCCGCCACTTTCACCATCTACATGATTGGTCTGGTGATGAAATGGATTGAAGACTTTGGCGGCTTGGAAAAAATCCACGAAAACAACAAGGTGAAGGCTGCCTACATCTATGACGCAATCGACGCCTCCGGTGGATTCTACAAAGGCACCGTGGACAAGGAAGACCGCTCATTGATGAACGTCACTTTCCGCCTCGGCACTGAAGAACAGGAAGCCCTCTTCATCTCTGAAGCCAAAAAGAACGGCATGATTGGATTGAAGGGACACCGCAACGTTGGCGGCTGCAGAGCCAGCATCTACAACGCGCTGCCTCTTCCCGCTGCGCACGCTTTGGGCGAATTCATGCGTGAATTCCAGAAGCAGCACGGTTAA